Below is a genomic region from Candidatus Neomarinimicrobiota bacterium.
GACGGAAACTGTTTTCACCAAGATATATAGGGTGTTTCGGAGCAATAGGAAGGTTCCTCTCCTGGGGAATACCGGAAAAATTTCTCAACAGATCTTTTATTCTCTCCACATCCGGCGTCGTTTTTGTAGTGATGAATAAGGATACCATATGTCCATATGTCACCGGCACACGGTTGGTTTGGACACTGACATCGCAGCTGTAATCAACTATCTTCTTATCTTCAAAGGAACCGAGTATCTTTGATATTTCTTTTTCTATTTTAGGTTCTTCTCCGTTAATGAACGGAATTATATTGCCGCTTAAGTCCAAAAATGATACACCGGGATATCCGGCGCCGGATGAAGATTGCATCGTCACCACAAATACCTGTTCGATGCCAAACTCAATTGAGATCGGGGCGAGGGCAAGCGCTATGACTACCGCCGAGCAATTGGGATTGGTTACTTCCCACCCGCCGTCGCTATCATTATTTATCAATTGCAGATGATCGGGATTAACTTCGGGAATAATGAGAGGTACATCGCTGTCCATCCTGTGATTCGATGAATTACTCACTATAATATGTCCCTTTTGCCTGTAAGCAGTTTCGATTTCATCAGCCACCGATGAGTCGAGGGCTGAGAAAAGGATGGGGGTATCAAGAGCGCTGTCAA
It encodes:
- the asd gene encoding aspartate-semialdehyde dehydrogenase yields the protein MLKKKVAVLGATGIIGQTIINLLEDHPWFTIEALVASKSSAGGKYSEKCRWILSDPMPESVKDMEILDVDSALDTPILFSALDSSVADEIETAYRQKGHIIVSNSSNHRMDSDVPLIIPEVNPDHLQLINNDSDGGWEVTNPNCSAVVIALALAPISIEFGIEQVFVVTMQSSSGAGYPGVSFLDLSGNIIPFINGEEPKIEKEISKILGSFEDKKIVDYSCDVSVQTNRVPVTYGHMVSLFITTKTTPDVERIKDLLRNFSGIPQERNLPIAPKHPIYLGENSFRPQPRLDVDQENGMAITVGRVEKVNANAVRMVALGHNTIRGGAGSAILNAELLHSEGMI